TCGGCGCCGCAAAGGTCATTCCGCGTTGATGGCACTCCTCAACATCGTACTTCGGTGTTCCCAGCCCGTAGGAGACATACTCCATAGAGCAGGTGTCACTAAAATCCTTGATCGGAAAAACCGAACGGAAAACGGATTCCAGACCGATCGGACGACGCGCTGAAGGCGGAAGGTCCGCCTGCAAAAACCGCGTGTAAGATGTTTTCTGGATATCGATAAGGTTCGGAATATCGATGATATTCCCGGATTTTGCGAAGTGCTTCCGGAGGAGCGGGTTATTCGCAAACGAATAGGCCATGATTTCTCCTTTAGATCAGGATCAATGGGCAACGTCTTACCCCAGCCAACCATTGAGATGAGAATCCTGCCGCACCTGAGGCGGCAGAATAGACAGTTCATCTCAATGCAGACGCCGACAACCGTCATATGTCAGCACCAGGACCTTTGGACAGGCCCGCCCCAGCGAAAAACCGCAGGGGCCGATAACGACAAAAGCCAAGGCCGCACAACGGCGACCTTGGCTACCTGTGAACTTTAGGCGAAAGCCCTATTTAAGCTCAACACTAGCGCCGGCTTCTTCCAGTTGCTTCTTGATGCTTTCAGCTTCGTCTTTGGTTGCGCCTTCTTTGACGGTGTTCGGAGCGCCGTCAACCATGTCCTTAGCTTCCTTAAGCCCGAGACCGGTAATTGCACGAACAACCTTGATGACGTTGATCTTCTTCTCGCCACAGTTGGTCAACACAACATCAAACTCGTCTTTTTCTTCAACTGCTGCGCCAGCTTCACCGCCAGCAGCGGCAGCGGCAACCGGAGCTGCCGCAGATACGCCAAATTTAGCTTCGAGCTCTTTAACGAACTCAGACATTTCGAGAACCGTCATGTTCTCCAGAAATTCAACGACTTGTTCTTTAGTAATTGCAGCCATTTTTTCCTCCACTTATGGATAGATGAATTATGTATTTTCGTATTCAGTTAATTAATAGTGCTAAACGCTAAGCCGCCTTGCTTTGGCCAATGGCGTTGAGAACTTGAACCAGTGAACGTGGG
Above is a genomic segment from Geopsychrobacter electrodiphilus DSM 16401 containing:
- the rplL gene encoding 50S ribosomal protein L7/L12 codes for the protein MAAITKEQVVEFLENMTVLEMSEFVKELEAKFGVSAAAPVAAAAAGGEAGAAVEEKDEFDVVLTNCGEKKINVIKVVRAITGLGLKEAKDMVDGAPNTVKEGATKDEAESIKKQLEEAGASVELK